The Clostridium cylindrosporum DSM 605 genome has a window encoding:
- the rplT gene encoding 50S ribosomal protein L20 produces MARVKRAVHSHKRRRKVLKLAKGYYGAKSKLYKIAKQAVMKALSQAYIGRKLKKRDYRRLWIARINAAARVNGLSYSKMINGLKIAGVDINRKMLSEIAINDAAAFAELAEVAKSKLNA; encoded by the coding sequence ATGGCAAGAGTGAAAAGAGCAGTTCATTCACATAAGAGACGTAGAAAAGTATTAAAACTAGCAAAAGGATATTACGGTGCGAAAAGCAAGTTATATAAAATAGCTAAGCAAGCAGTTATGAAGGCACTAAGCCAAGCATATATTGGTAGAAAGCTAAAGAAGAGAGATTACAGAAGACTTTGGATCGCAAGAATCAATGCTGCAGCTAGAGTTAACGGTTTATCATACTCAAAGATGATAAACGGGCTTAAGATTGCAGGAGTTGATATCAACAGAAAGATGCTTTCAGAAATAGCTATTAATGATGCAGCTGCATTTGCTGAACTAGCAGAAGTTGCAAAATCAAAGCTAAACGCATAG
- the rpmI gene encoding 50S ribosomal protein L35: MPKMKTHRGAAKRYKKTASGKFKRAHAFKRHILNKKSSKRKRKLRKGTYVNVAELKIVRKLLPYV; the protein is encoded by the coding sequence ATGCCAAAAATGAAAACTCATAGAGGTGCAGCAAAGAGATACAAGAAAACAGCGAGTGGTAAGTTCAAGAGAGCTCATGCTTTTAAGAGACACATTCTTAACAAGAAGTCATCTAAGAGAAAAAGAAAGCTTAGAAAAGGAACATACGTAAACGTAGCTGAACTTAAGATTGTAAGAAAATTATTACCTTACGTATAA